A DNA window from Mesorhizobium sp. C432A contains the following coding sequences:
- a CDS encoding WxcM-like domain-containing protein, whose translation MTDKPFFVHERGICESSYVGDGTRIWAFAHVLPGAVIGSNCNICDHVFIENDVIIGDEVTIKCGVQLWDGLRLGNRIFVGPNATFTNDRFPRSKEYPETFLLTTVEDGASIGANATILPGITIGRQAMVGAGAVVTKNVPANAVVVGNPATIIGYQTGPRVEPIVTQTFPGTAGEKMPLGIGGCELWRLPHFGDLRGELAPLEFGLNLPFKPVRSFLVYGVPSDKVRGEHAHRECHQFLIATHGRLSVVVDDGRDRKEVSLTEPSIGLYLPPGIWGIQYKFQPETALLVMASHQYDADDYIRDYSDFLNAVGQDGR comes from the coding sequence ATGACCGACAAGCCATTTTTCGTGCATGAGCGCGGCATTTGCGAAAGTTCGTATGTCGGCGATGGAACACGGATCTGGGCGTTCGCCCACGTCCTTCCCGGCGCCGTGATCGGCTCGAATTGCAACATTTGCGATCATGTTTTCATCGAGAACGACGTGATCATCGGCGATGAGGTGACCATAAAGTGCGGTGTTCAATTGTGGGACGGCCTTCGCCTGGGCAATCGCATATTCGTCGGCCCGAATGCGACTTTCACCAATGATCGATTCCCTCGTTCGAAGGAATATCCCGAAACGTTTCTGCTGACGACCGTCGAGGATGGCGCATCAATCGGCGCCAACGCGACGATTCTCCCAGGCATAACCATCGGTCGTCAGGCGATGGTCGGCGCCGGCGCCGTGGTGACCAAGAACGTCCCTGCCAATGCCGTTGTCGTCGGGAATCCCGCCACGATCATCGGCTACCAGACCGGCCCGCGAGTGGAGCCGATCGTGACCCAAACCTTTCCCGGCACAGCTGGCGAGAAAATGCCGCTTGGCATTGGCGGGTGCGAACTCTGGCGGCTACCGCATTTTGGCGACCTGCGCGGCGAGCTCGCTCCACTAGAGTTCGGTTTGAATCTGCCCTTCAAGCCGGTCCGCTCATTCCTGGTCTACGGCGTGCCGTCAGACAAGGTCAGAGGCGAGCATGCGCATCGCGAGTGCCATCAGTTCCTTATTGCAACCCATGGTCGCCTTTCGGTCGTCGTGGATGACGGACGTGACAGGAAAGAGGTGTCATTGACCGAACCTTCGATCGGCCTCTATTTGCCGCCAGGAATTTGGGGGATTCAGTACAAATTTCAGCCAGAAACGGCCCTGCTGGTGATGGCCTCGCACCAATATGATGCAGACGATTACATCCGGGACTATTCAGATTTCCTCAATGCGGTCGGGCAGGATGGCCGCTGA
- a CDS encoding DegT/DnrJ/EryC1/StrS family aminotransferase: MNDLKRLYQRYQVEIEREVASTLRSGWWLDGAVGKRFAANFSRFIGVSECVLVANGTDALEFALAAVLKRGGARGREVVLPANAGGYASCACWHNDLIPHYVDIEPTSQLVHLQSVLKAANADTAAIVVTHLYGGVVDVRAIRAGLAEAGLSHIPIVEDCAQAHGARIGSDVAGSLGDISTFSFYPTKNLGAMGDGGAVLTSDGAAAAHVRQLQQYGWSSKYHVGVPNGRNSRMDEVQAAILDVLLGDVDIRNRQRRAILDRYKSVAGHRLQFLEGGDGAVAHLAVVLCDDRDAFRAYMKEHRVDTDIHYPVLDCDQVGWADLPMKGMENLAISRDSVGRLCSVPCYPDMTSDEIEQVCLALREWEAM; this comes from the coding sequence ATGAACGACCTGAAGCGCCTGTATCAGCGCTATCAAGTCGAAATCGAGCGTGAAGTAGCGAGCACGTTGCGTTCGGGATGGTGGCTCGATGGCGCGGTCGGCAAACGATTTGCGGCAAATTTTTCCAGATTTATTGGTGTTTCGGAATGCGTCCTCGTGGCCAACGGTACTGACGCACTCGAATTTGCATTGGCCGCGGTCCTCAAGCGCGGCGGCGCGCGCGGGCGCGAAGTTGTCCTTCCGGCCAATGCCGGGGGCTATGCCAGCTGTGCCTGCTGGCACAACGACCTCATTCCGCACTACGTCGACATCGAACCGACCAGCCAGCTCGTACACCTTCAGTCGGTGCTGAAAGCAGCCAACGCAGACACTGCTGCAATCGTCGTTACCCACCTTTATGGCGGCGTCGTCGATGTCCGGGCCATCAGGGCGGGACTTGCCGAGGCTGGTCTCTCGCACATTCCAATCGTGGAGGATTGCGCGCAGGCGCACGGGGCAAGGATCGGAAGCGACGTTGCGGGTTCGCTGGGCGATATCTCCACTTTCAGCTTCTATCCAACCAAGAATCTCGGGGCCATGGGTGACGGCGGCGCCGTTCTCACCTCCGACGGGGCAGCCGCCGCACACGTGCGGCAGCTGCAACAATATGGCTGGAGTTCAAAATATCATGTCGGCGTGCCCAACGGCCGCAACTCTCGTATGGATGAGGTTCAAGCGGCGATACTGGACGTTTTGCTGGGCGATGTGGATATCCGCAACAGGCAGCGACGTGCCATTCTCGACCGATACAAATCGGTCGCCGGGCATCGATTGCAATTCCTGGAGGGTGGCGACGGCGCTGTCGCGCACCTCGCCGTCGTGCTCTGCGACGATCGAGATGCATTCAGAGCGTACATGAAAGAACACCGCGTCGATACCGACATTCACTATCCCGTGCTGGATTGCGACCAGGTCGGCTGGGCGGACCTGCCGATGAAAGGAATGGAAAATCTCGCCATTTCAAGGGACAGCGTCGGCCGCCTCTGTTCCGTCCCCTGCTATCCCGACATGACGAGTGACGAAATCGAGCAGGTGTGCCTGGCCCTCCGCGAATGGGAGGCAATGTGA
- a CDS encoding glucosyltransferase domain-containing protein → MDTPQIMLTRPNTIRQAINLFAIFVAMYFSELASFSLSVDEELAAFRTDASIWIIQGRWGAYLIERFLIPHPVMPLLTPAVFGAGCVAAYLLVMDAIDKRELSIAEYACFAIFCGFPTWFFIVEFYSNIAAVGIGLFATALALWLIVRSDVSVLSPSFLGAVAAGGFAISIYQSFAPAILVLGIAISILQTRAGTGKSLPKVLFRIGVLLTGAILFYVTGNAVFRLFVSGSNAYFDSLSQPGFLFEHPIVVIGRVLEAMSGAYALDRGTYGVALWAIPLLLILGGWVLFEESPRTRLMLTAPAFVSLLVPFGLHLLAAGSMPVRSLVGVPIAVWLFSYVAVTSGNYRIRVASAILLAVALFQIQVIQNYRLASSYLVDKHDTLLAGALYERLSATPGFDAKRSYALSVFGAQPFVTTYPRPPGSTVGYSFFEWDGGNPWRIASYMELLGYSNLTGPTLDQVDQTIVRLSTMPVWPAPGSVEIKDDIALIRLGQTPSYAHQQALTRMAKR, encoded by the coding sequence ATGGATACTCCGCAGATCATGCTGACGCGCCCAAACACAATCCGGCAGGCAATCAATCTCTTCGCGATTTTTGTCGCGATGTATTTCTCTGAGCTGGCTTCCTTTTCGCTCTCCGTCGACGAAGAACTCGCCGCGTTCAGAACTGATGCGTCAATCTGGATCATTCAGGGGCGATGGGGCGCGTATCTGATCGAGAGATTTCTCATCCCCCACCCAGTGATGCCGCTGCTGACACCGGCCGTCTTTGGTGCCGGTTGCGTAGCCGCCTATCTCCTCGTCATGGACGCCATCGACAAGCGCGAGCTTTCCATCGCGGAGTATGCATGTTTTGCAATCTTCTGCGGTTTCCCGACCTGGTTCTTCATCGTCGAGTTTTATTCGAACATCGCCGCTGTCGGGATTGGTCTGTTCGCCACCGCGCTCGCGCTTTGGCTGATCGTCAGGAGTGACGTTTCTGTACTCAGCCCATCCTTCCTGGGTGCAGTAGCCGCAGGCGGCTTCGCGATCTCGATCTATCAGAGTTTCGCGCCGGCAATTCTGGTATTGGGCATCGCGATCTCAATTCTACAGACAAGGGCTGGCACGGGAAAATCGCTGCCTAAAGTCCTGTTTCGGATCGGTGTTCTGCTGACCGGCGCCATATTGTTCTACGTCACCGGCAACGCCGTTTTTAGATTGTTCGTCTCCGGCAGTAACGCCTATTTCGATTCGCTTTCCCAGCCGGGTTTTCTGTTTGAACATCCGATTGTGGTCATTGGACGCGTATTGGAGGCGATGAGCGGGGCTTACGCTCTGGACCGGGGCACCTATGGCGTTGCGTTGTGGGCAATTCCTCTCTTGCTGATCCTGGGCGGCTGGGTACTTTTCGAGGAATCGCCCCGCACAAGACTGATGTTGACGGCACCCGCCTTCGTTTCGTTGCTTGTTCCCTTCGGTCTTCATTTGCTCGCGGCGGGCAGCATGCCTGTCAGAAGTCTCGTTGGGGTTCCGATCGCGGTGTGGCTGTTTTCTTATGTGGCGGTTACGAGCGGGAATTACAGGATTCGTGTCGCCTCGGCTATTTTGCTGGCGGTGGCGCTCTTCCAGATCCAGGTCATCCAGAACTATCGTCTGGCGTCCAGCTATCTGGTCGACAAGCACGATACTCTTCTGGCGGGAGCCCTCTACGAGAGGTTGTCGGCCACGCCCGGTTTCGACGCAAAACGCAGCTACGCCTTAAGCGTGTTCGGTGCCCAGCCATTTGTGACAACCTATCCCAGGCCGCCAGGCTCGACAGTCGGTTATTCCTTCTTCGAATGGGACGGTGGCAATCCTTGGCGTATCGCTTCCTATATGGAACTTCTGGGCTATTCTAATTTGACAGGCCCGACCCTGGATCAAGTCGACCAAACAATCGTCCGTCTTTCAACCATGCCGGTGTGGCCCGCTCCCGGCAGTGTAGAAATCAAGGACGACATCGCACTGATAAGGCTCGGCCAGACGCCTAGCTACGCACATCAGCAAGCCCTCACAAGGATGGCCAAGCGTTGA
- a CDS encoding methyltransferase domain-containing protein encodes MAIEFQATCPICTERKTFTSPDDYYSCRDSLVAVNCPLNDCVTRERAAADVVFSLFPREAFKTLRVHESAPGGRGLSLWLWYNSKQKVFSGYYPSKPFGSMVEHIRNEDLEAQTFPDRTFDLVIHLDVMEHLFHPFAALREIFRTLDFGGVCIFTTPTYPEWAASEQVAFRSKDGIRIVGEPEYHGNPQDPSGSLVTWRYGYDFPLLIQRHTGFDVEVRRMQSNSIAVLGPMTEVYILRKPRTF; translated from the coding sequence ATGGCGATAGAGTTTCAGGCGACTTGCCCGATCTGCACCGAGCGGAAGACGTTCACATCCCCAGACGACTATTACAGCTGCCGAGACTCCCTTGTCGCCGTCAATTGCCCGCTGAACGATTGCGTGACGCGCGAGCGGGCCGCAGCTGATGTCGTATTCTCGCTCTTCCCAAGAGAAGCTTTCAAGACGCTCCGCGTGCACGAATCGGCGCCGGGAGGGCGCGGCCTTTCGCTATGGCTTTGGTACAATTCAAAGCAAAAGGTGTTTTCAGGCTATTATCCGAGCAAACCTTTCGGTTCGATGGTTGAGCACATCAGGAATGAGGACCTGGAGGCTCAAACCTTTCCTGACCGAACTTTCGACCTAGTCATCCATCTTGATGTAATGGAGCACCTATTCCACCCATTTGCCGCCCTCAGGGAGATTTTCCGAACTCTGGATTTCGGTGGCGTGTGCATTTTCACAACACCGACATACCCGGAATGGGCGGCCTCAGAACAAGTAGCCTTCCGATCGAAGGATGGCATCCGGATTGTGGGCGAACCCGAATACCATGGCAACCCGCAAGATCCGAGCGGATCATTGGTCACTTGGCGGTATGGCTACGATTTTCCCCTGCTGATCCAGCGACACACCGGATTCGACGTTGAAGTGCGGAGAATGCAGTCCAATAGCATTGCGGTCCTTGGCCCTATGACGGAGGTATACATACTGAGAAAGCCACGCACGTTCTAA
- a CDS encoding class I SAM-dependent methyltransferase encodes MFSTAVPHLNAAESSAANGCTVEEALVFLRRMSLDDFGLFMISLPNKHYPGLSRLLPAMASDDVQKTWTGASGLDLYRQTASFARQLENNYTRHVKKPLAGSDILDFGCGYGRILRMMYYYSDPSHIWGVDAWDKSLDLCREARMHGKFAQSERMPSGLPVNDQRFDLIFAFSVFTHLAPATAKTCLAALRNHIKPGGLLVATIRPIEFWPFIDGIRKTSIAAEMESNHRLNGFAYLPHGGVEGETYGDISCEIDFLRGNGWTLVGHDRSILDPFQVSVLMQPSG; translated from the coding sequence ATGTTTTCCACTGCCGTCCCACACTTGAATGCGGCGGAAAGCTCGGCGGCCAACGGATGCACGGTTGAAGAGGCACTCGTTTTTCTACGCCGAATGAGCCTGGACGACTTCGGCCTCTTTATGATTTCCTTGCCGAACAAGCACTATCCTGGTTTGTCGCGTCTCCTGCCAGCAATGGCCAGCGACGACGTGCAGAAGACTTGGACCGGAGCATCTGGTCTCGACCTGTATCGGCAGACAGCATCTTTTGCCCGTCAACTTGAAAACAACTACACTCGGCATGTGAAAAAGCCGCTGGCAGGGTCTGACATCCTCGATTTCGGATGTGGCTACGGGCGTATCTTGCGCATGATGTACTACTATAGCGACCCGTCGCACATATGGGGTGTTGACGCGTGGGATAAATCTCTGGACCTATGTCGAGAGGCGAGGATGCATGGCAAGTTCGCTCAATCGGAGCGGATGCCTTCTGGTCTACCCGTCAATGATCAACGATTCGATTTGATTTTCGCCTTCTCGGTCTTCACTCATCTCGCGCCGGCAACCGCCAAAACCTGCCTTGCGGCGCTTCGAAACCACATCAAGCCCGGCGGACTGCTCGTCGCCACCATTCGGCCCATCGAATTCTGGCCGTTCATCGATGGGATTCGAAAGACCTCCATCGCTGCGGAGATGGAGTCGAATCACCGCCTTAACGGATTTGCCTATCTTCCTCATGGTGGTGTCGAAGGCGAAACGTATGGTGACATCTCTTGCGAAATCGATTTTTTGAGGGGGAATGGCTGGACACTTGTAGGACATGACCGATCCATACTCGATCCATTCCAAGTGTCGGTGCTGATGCAGCCTTCCGGTTAG
- a CDS encoding glycosyltransferase family 2 protein encodes MTTRSIVFPIYRNQANIPSLLQAVADFHCRYQGDIEFVFVVDGSPDESGPLLIKEMKSTGYDYKIIFHSRNFGSFTAIRTGLEHASGNHVAAMAADLQEPPELILEFFSKLEKDEADVVFGQRAGRSDPPLTKFLSRAFWAAYRRLVLPSMPSGGVDIFACNRPVLEAILSIEEPNSSLVVQLFWVGFRRQFVPYRRREREHGTSSWGMARRFRYMMDSVFSFSDFPIMLTLWVGFAGCVLSLIFATVTVIARLLGNIDPAGYTTLVLLITGFGSASLLVQGILGCYLWRAVENTKSRPLRIISRVVDGTAK; translated from the coding sequence GTGACAACGCGCTCGATCGTTTTCCCGATCTATCGAAATCAGGCGAACATCCCTTCCCTTCTGCAGGCGGTCGCCGATTTCCATTGCAGATATCAGGGCGACATCGAGTTCGTCTTCGTTGTCGACGGGTCGCCTGACGAATCCGGCCCTCTGCTGATCAAGGAAATGAAGAGCACGGGCTACGATTACAAGATCATCTTCCATAGCCGGAATTTTGGTTCTTTTACCGCCATCCGCACCGGCCTCGAACACGCATCGGGCAATCACGTTGCGGCCATGGCGGCCGACCTGCAGGAGCCGCCGGAACTGATCCTCGAATTCTTTTCGAAACTGGAGAAGGATGAGGCGGACGTGGTGTTTGGGCAGCGAGCTGGACGTAGCGATCCGCCTCTGACTAAATTTCTCTCGAGGGCTTTCTGGGCCGCCTACCGCAGGCTGGTCCTGCCCAGCATGCCGAGCGGCGGGGTGGATATCTTCGCTTGCAATCGCCCGGTGCTGGAAGCGATCCTGTCGATCGAAGAGCCGAACAGCTCGCTTGTCGTGCAGCTGTTCTGGGTGGGCTTCAGGCGGCAATTCGTGCCCTATCGCCGGCGCGAACGAGAGCACGGAACAAGCTCCTGGGGCATGGCACGGCGGTTCCGATACATGATGGACAGCGTCTTTTCGTTCTCTGACTTTCCGATCATGCTCACACTCTGGGTGGGCTTCGCGGGCTGCGTCTTGAGCCTGATATTTGCCACCGTTACCGTGATTGCCCGCTTGCTTGGCAATATCGATCCCGCCGGTTACACGACGCTGGTGTTGCTGATCACGGGCTTCGGTTCGGCCAGTCTCCTGGTTCAGGGCATTCTTGGCTGCTATCTCTGGCGGGCAGTTGAAAACACCAAGTCACGCCCTCTCAGAATCATCAGCCGCGTCGTTGACGGAACAGCCAAATGA
- a CDS encoding sulfotransferase, with amino-acid sequence MSAGPRFSGNRFYYDLIGCHSPCGDDFGNGERYSVPVPALMAPYEVLMNFDFLFIVTYGRSGSTLLQGIVNTIPGVLIRGENAGALHGLIKSWEAVKIAQDLFSADSEKPTSPWFGAAGMDLDRFGHDLAASFIRNILKPPPDIRVTGFKEIRYHLTAGELAFELEFMRRFFPRCAFLINTRGLEATIASNKKAGHDVSKEDLTKADQLLRDIAESSTRDIFHVHYDDYRYDPDRLRPLFDFLGVNFDRVTLQNVFDTKHSS; translated from the coding sequence TTGTCTGCCGGACCGAGATTCTCCGGTAATCGCTTCTACTATGATTTGATCGGCTGCCATTCGCCGTGTGGGGACGATTTCGGCAATGGCGAGCGGTACTCGGTTCCGGTGCCGGCGCTAATGGCTCCTTATGAGGTGCTAATGAATTTTGATTTTCTCTTTATCGTGACCTATGGGCGATCAGGCTCAACTCTGCTTCAGGGGATAGTGAACACCATCCCGGGTGTGCTTATCAGAGGTGAAAATGCGGGCGCTCTTCACGGTCTTATCAAGTCCTGGGAGGCGGTGAAGATTGCGCAGGACCTGTTCTCAGCCGATAGCGAAAAGCCCACCAGTCCATGGTTTGGCGCCGCCGGCATGGATCTTGATCGATTCGGGCACGATCTTGCCGCCAGTTTCATTCGGAATATCTTGAAGCCGCCGCCAGATATTCGCGTCACAGGCTTCAAGGAAATTCGCTATCACTTGACTGCTGGTGAACTGGCGTTCGAGCTGGAATTCATGCGGCGCTTCTTTCCTCGCTGTGCCTTTCTTATCAACACGCGGGGTCTGGAGGCCACTATCGCCAGCAACAAAAAGGCAGGTCATGATGTTTCAAAGGAGGATTTGACTAAAGCCGATCAGTTGCTTCGCGACATAGCAGAATCGTCGACGCGAGACATTTTTCACGTCCATTATGATGACTACCGCTATGACCCTGATCGCCTTAGGCCACTATTTGACTTCCTTGGCGTTAACTTTGACCGCGTCACCCTGCAGAACGTTTTTGACACAAAGCACTCGAGCTAG